In Laspinema palackyanum D2c, the genomic window ACTAAGGACCCGAATAAAACATTGAACACATTACTGATTGCTGGAACGGATACCGATGCGGGTAAAACCGTGGTGACAACAGCGATCGCCGCCTATTGGCAACGGTATTATCCCCAGGGTTCCCTGGCCCTGATGAAACCGCTACAGTCGGGAAGGGGCGATCGAGAACTCTATCAACGGCTGTTTGAGTTAAAACAATCCCCAGAAGAAATTACGCCTCTCTATTTCGAGGCCCCCCTCGCCCCCCCAGTCGCTGCTGAGCGAGAGGGTCGTTCCGTAGATCTTAAAGAACTCTGGCCGGTGTTTACCCAACTGCAAGCGCGCTTCTCCTTCGTCCTCGTGGAAGGCGTGGGGGGATTGGGTTCCCCAATTTCTTGGGAGTTGACTGTAGCCGATTTAGCCCACGATTGGCGCATTCCAACGGTGTTAGTTGTACCCGTGAGATTAGGGGCGATCGCCGCTGCGGTTGCCAATGTCGCCCTCGCTCGACAAGCTGGAGTGCCATTACTAGGAATTATCCTCAATTGTATCCAACCTCGGTCTGAGGC contains:
- the bioD gene encoding dethiobiotin synthase, translating into MTKDPNKTLNTLLIAGTDTDAGKTVVTTAIAAYWQRYYPQGSLALMKPLQSGRGDRELYQRLFELKQSPEEITPLYFEAPLAPPVAAEREGRSVDLKELWPVFTQLQARFSFVLVEGVGGLGSPISWELTVADLAHDWRIPTVLVVPVRLGAIAAAVANVALARQAGVPLLGIILNCIQPRSEAEIAELTPIDLIESFTQTRVLGTIPCLEDAHNLDQLLHSASNLDLEALLPRLPILNH